AATGTGGATCAGATTCCCATTCAAACATGCCTCTGCGACTCTGGAGTCGTCCTTTTGAAGTGCAATGTAAACGGTCAACCCCTCATTCAGCCACTTTGGAATCCCATCCCTGACGGTGTTGGATACGACATAATGTGTGTGGATAAAGATTTGACAGATCTGTTCTGGATTTTTATCCGGACTCAGGATGATGCAATTTTATTCCATCAGCTAAGATCTAAAGCAGGTATTTTCGTTCAAACATGAATATAATATCTCTATGTGAGAATATAAATTTTGCACAGCCTTGCCTCCAGAAACATTCATGTCACCAAGATTTTTAAATCCGGCAACAAACCACAAGCCATGAAAGTTGCAGCAATAAAGAATCATCCTGCGGAAGGTCTTGGCTATATCGAGACCGTTTTTGAAAAGAGGGGAGTGGAATACTACTATGTTGAAGCTTACGAAAATGCATCCATTGATGAATTCGATGCTCTGGTTATTCTGGGTGGACCGATGGGTGTTTACGAGGCCGATAAGTACCCTTTTTTGAAGTGGGAAATGGAACTGATAAGAAAAATATACAGTGAGAAACCGATTTTTGGTATCTGTCTGGGTGCCCAGCTCATTGCGGCGGCACTGGGTGGGAGAGTGTATCCTCACATCAGGGAAGTGGGCTGGAAAAAGGTAAGGAAGGTTAGCAGTGCCGTCCCGTTTCCCGAGGAGATTGAGGTGTTTCAGTGGCATGGTGATACTTTTGATTTGCCGGAAGGGGCTGAACTGATCTACGAGGGAGACGAGGTTACGAATCAGGGATTTATTGCAGGAAAAGCCCTGGCAATTCAGTTTCATGTTGAGATGACCCTCGATCTGATTGAGAAGTGGCTGTCGGATTCCAGATCCCTAAGTGATGACGAGAAGAAGAGGATCATGGAAGAAAGCCGTGAAAAAATTTCAGAACATCAGGAACTGTGCAGAAAGTTCGTTGACTTTTTCCTCAGCATGTGATCAGCTTTCTCTGCGTTCAAGATTTTTCAGCTTCTCGTACAGCAGTGGGAGGAACAGTCCAACATCCGTCACAACTCCGATGGCTTGATGCGTTCCCCTGTCCATGAGCTTTGTCACAGTTGATGGATTCATGTCCACACAGATCGTTTTAACATTGGACGGCAAAAGATTACCCACCGCTATGCTGTGGAGCATCGTTGCCAGCATTATTACCATGTCTACACCTCTCAGGGCCTTTTTCATTTCCTTTTTTGCCACCATCACGTCTGTTATGACCTCAGGCAGCGGGCCATCATCCCTTATTGATCCTGCAAGAATGAAGGGGACGTTGTTCTTTATGCACTCGTACATTATGCCGTCTTTGATTATTCCTTTCTCAACGGCTTTTCTAATCCCCCCAGCCGCTATGATCTTGCTGATAGTGTAAAGATGATGTCTGTTCCCTCCGGCCACAGGCCTGCCCTTGCATATATCCATCCCAAGTGAAGTACCGAAAATTGAGATCTCTATGTCGTGCACGGCCAGAGCGTTTCCGGAGAGGAGAAGGTTGACGTATCCCTCCCTTATCAAAGCTGCCAGAGCGTTTCTTGCGGAGGTGTGGTCGACCGCAGGTCCAGCAACAACGGCAATTCTGCCACCATTTAGCTTCAGTTGATAAATTTCTCCGGCTATTGCCTCTATGATCCTCTCGGTTGGTCTTTCAGATGAAACCTTTCCTCCCATGAACTCGAAGTAGGTTGATTTTCTCGGCCTTTCAGGTAAAACGACTCTAACTCCCCTCTCCCCCACAACGATGAGGTCCCCCTCAACAACCTCATCAATTGCAACGCAGTAAGCTTTTCCGTCCCTTATGGCAATTACCCTGTCCATGCTGATATCCTCAACCTCCAGCCACTCACCATTGTATCTCACGAATGTCGGGTGGTTTGTTGTAACGTAAAATCCTTCGGGCAGAACTTTGTTGGCTGGAGCCCTCGCAAGCTCCACATCTTCAACTTCCACTATTCTGGCCCCTATTTTGTGAAGCTCTTTCAGTATCTCATCCAAATGCTTGTCGTCTTTCCCGAACACTATCATCCTTGCATAGCTGTGATCGTGTTTTTTCTTTCCAATTCTAAACTCGAGAATCTCGAACTCACCCTCCAGATCCAGTATCACATCAAGTGCCTTTGGAAAGATCATCGAGTCTATCAGATGTCCTTCAAATTCAAGTTCCTTGGCCTTCATTAAACATCACCCCATTTCGAAAGATAATTCCTGCTTTCAAGTATGGCACTTTCCTCTCTTGTCTCTATGGTTAAAAAACCTGTGTATTCATCAAGTCTGAACTTCCCGAGATCGACAGTACCCCTTCCGAGGGCAAGATGCTGATCCTGTTTGCCATCGTTGTCATGCAGATGCATGTTAAGAACTCTATCAAAGTTTTCCATGAAAAAGGGATTCTCCTGAATGTTGTAGTGTCCAACATCGATGGTCAGCCCCATATCGGTCGACTCCAGAATGTCGTTCAGAGCCCTCTCCAAACCGTCTTCAATCATTATTGTGTTCTCAAGTGCTAGCTGCACCGGGCACGACTTCACAAAGGGTTTCAGCTCATCCATCAGGACCTTTTCATTGTGCCTGTCGAAGAGTGATCTGTCGAAGAAAAAATTTCCATTGTTTATGAATCCCGGATTCCAGCCGATATGGAATGTCACAACTTCCGCCCCGCACTTATCTGCAAAGTAGCAAACCTTTCTCATCTCCTGGTAGCTTGCCTTCCTCATATCGTCGCTTAAAGAGATGAAGTTTGTGCTTGTTGCCGGGGCATGGATCAGTAAGTCGAGGTCGTAACTCCACTTCAGCTCTATAACCTCTGCATAGCTGAAATTTTTGAGCACATAATACGGATGATCCATCAGAATTTCCACATGTGTGAAGCCATTGTTTGCGGCAAACTCGAAGGCTTCTTTGGGCTTATGTCTAACGTCAGGTTGCATTCCAAGCCTGGGGGATATCACGGTTCCACCATCGTTCCTATACCCTCTTTCGTGAACAGCTCAATTAAAATTGAATGGGGCTTGGAGCCATCGATGATGTGGGCTCTTTCAACGCCGTTTTTCAGGGCTTTGATGACAGCCTCGCACTTTGGAATCATCCCGGCCTTCAGAATTCCAGTGGAAATCATCCTCTCCAGATCCTCAAGCCTGACTCTTGAGATAAGTGAACTGCGATCTTCCGGATTTTTTAGAATTCCAGGTACATCTGTCAGCATTATCAGCTTTTTGGCCTTCAGAGAAGCTGCGATATCCCCCGCAACCACGTCAGCATTTAGGTTGTAGGTGTTGCCAGCGAGGTCGGTGGCAACGGGGGATATAACTGGGATAAAACCGTTGTCGAGAAGAATACGAATGATCTCGGGGTTGACGTACTCCGTCTCACCGACAAACCCGAGGTCTATGATCACCTCATTCTCTCCCTTTCTCATTCGCATTTCCTTCTTTTTAGCCACGACCAGCAGCCCGTCCTTGCCGCTGAGTCCAACAGCCTTCCCGCCGTTTCTTATGAACATCGTCACTATTTTTGAGTTTACCTTTCCGTCCAGAACCATCTCGACAACTTCCATCGTGTCCCTATCCGTGACTCTCAAACCCTCAATGAACTTGGGCTTAAGACCCAGTTTTTCCATCTTTTCTGAGATTTCGGGACCACCGCCATGAATCACCACGGGTCTGATCCCGACAAAGTAGAGAAGAATGATATCCTTAATTGTTTCTTCGAGAACAGAATCGTTGACCATCGCATGTCCTCCAATTTTGATGACCATCGTGGCACCGTGAAAATCCTTTATGTAGGGAAGAGCCTCAATCAGCAGCTCGACATTTTTCATGCCAATTCGTAAAAGGTGAGGTACTTAAGGATTGTTGCATTTGATGAATGTTCAGGCTCCAAGGCTGAATATGGCCTCCCAGATTCTGTCCTCTATTTTTATCCCTTCCTCCTCTTCGTAGGTGTCTATTGCAGCGGTTACAGCCAGAATCTCCTCTTCTGTAAAGTCATTTTCCATGAATATTTCGTCAAGCTTTGCTTTTATTGGTCTGAACACACTCATGTACTCTTTTACCCTTTCAGCTATGTTCCTCTCCTCAACGAACTTTGTATGGATGTTTCCCTTTACAAATTCTTCATCGTTCATCACCGCCATGTGGAACGGGATGTTTGTCTCAACACCTTCGATGACGTACTCGTAAAGGGCTCTCCTCATTCTCGCAATAGCCTCTTTCCTCGTCTCGCCGTAGGCAATCAGTTTTGAGATCATACTGTCGTACTCCTCAGGAATGCGGTAACCCATGTGTATTCCGCTGTCGACCCTGACCCCTATCCCTCCGGGGCTTCTGTAGTGGATTATCCTCCCGCTTCTTGGATAGAAGTTCACAGGATCTTCCGCGTTAATTCTGCACTCTATGGCATGTCCTCTGAGCTGCACATCCTCCTGATCGTGATGAAGGGGTTCATCATCTGCAATCAAGATCTGATACTTCACTATATCGATACCAGTAACTATCTCGGTTATGGTGTGTTCCACCTGGAGCCTTGAATTGATTTCAAGAAAGTAAAATTCTCCGTTCTCATACAGGAATTCGAACGTTCCGGCGTTCGTGTAGCCAATATACTTGGCACCCTTTACGGCAAGGTCCCCCATTTTCTCCCTGAGGGCATCATTCAACGCAGGTGAGGGGGCTTCCTCGATAAGCTTCTGGTGCCTCCTCTGAATGCTGCACTCCCTCTCGCCCAGATGTATGATATTCCCTTTCTTGTCTCCAAGTATCTGCACTTCAATATGCCTGGGCTTCGCAAGATACTTCTCCAGATAGATTGTCGGATCTCTGAAGTAGCTCTCCCCGAGTTTCTGTGATTTTTTGAACGCATCCTCTAACTCCTGAGGGCCGCTCACAACCACGATTCCTATCCCGCCCCCACCACCAGATGCTTTGACCGCCACAGGGTAGCCAATTTTCTCAGCCCAGTCAAATGCCTCATCGACACCTTCCAGTTTTGGGGAACCGGGTATAACCGGCACTCCAGCCTTCTCCATCATTGCTCTTGATCTGACCTTAGAACCGGCAATTCTGAGTATTTCCGGCGACGGTCCTATGAAGACGAAACCCTCCTCCTCACATCTTTCGGCAAACTCGGCGTTTTCTGCAAGAAACCCGTAACCCGGGTGAATGGCGTCGACCTCAGCTTTATCTGCCACCTCAAGGATTTTGTCAATGTTGAGGTAGCTATCTTTCGGACTGGCCTTTCCAATGTAATATGCCTCGTCCGCATACACACGGTGAAAGGCCCTTTTGTCAGCCGAACTGTAGATGGCAACGCTTTCGATTCCAAGTTCTCTGCAGGCCCTCATCACCCTTACCGCAATTTCGCCTCTGTTTGCCACTAGAATCTTGCTGAACATCCAGTTTTATGACTAGAACGCTGGATTTAAAAATCTTTTTTCAAATAGACGCATCAAAATACATAATTGAGAAATAGGACGGTTAAAAATACGTATTGAGTTTGTACCTCATCCCGAAGATTTTATTTTTAATTTAAAATAATTGAATTGTCCACCGAAAACAATTTACAGCGGTTGCGATTTGTGGACATGATGAAAGAGGTTAAGGTGTTTGACACCACCCTGAGAGATGGAGAGCAAATGCCCGGAGTCTCCCTGCCCCTGAATTACAAGGTGAGGATTGCAAAGCAGCTTGACAAACTTGGAGTTGATGTGATAGAGGCAGGTTTCCCTTCAGCCTCCAAGGGCGAGTTTGAAGCTGTTAAAGAAATCAGTTCACTTAATTTGAATGCTGCGGTTTGTGGTCTGGCCAGAATTGTTAAGGAAGATATTGATGCTGCTCTTGACGCTGATGTTGATATGGTTCACATCTTTGTTCCAACATCAAAAATACAGATTGAGCATACTGTCAAAATGAGCAGGGAAGAAATTATCGACAAATCTGTGGAATGCGTTGACTACATAAAGTCACATGGGGCCAAATGCATGTTTTCAGCGATGGATGCGACAAGAACAGAGATTGATTATCTAATGCGAATTTTCAAAGCCGTTGAAGAAGCAAAAACGGATATCGTAAATGTTCCGGATACGGTTGGGGTTGCAACGCCGTTCAAGTTTTATGATTTAATCAGGCAGTTGAGAGAGCATCTGACCGTACCAATAGATGTTCACTGCCACAACGACTTTGGACTGGCTGTTGCAAACACCTACGCTGCCGTTTTGGCTGGGGCAAATGAGGTTCAGGTAACGGTGAATGGGATAGGTGAGAGGGCTGGAAATGCCGATCTGGCTCAGGTTGTTATGATTCTTCACTCAATAGAGAAGATTAAAACCAGCATAAAAACGGAATACCTTTTCGAGACATCAAAGCTTGTTGAGAGGTTAACCGGTATAAAGATGCCGCCAAACACACCCATTGTTGGGGAAAATGCATTCAGTCATGAAAGTGGGATCCATGCACACGGTGTACTTAAAGAGTTTTCAACCTTCGAGCCAGGTGTTGTGACTCCTGAAATGGTCGGACACAAGAGAAGAATAGTTATAGGGAAGCATGCCGGAAGGCACCAGATAAAGAAGATTCTGGAGGATGCCGGATACGTTGTGGATGAGGAGAAGCTAAATCAAATCTTTGAGAAAGTGAAGGAAATAGGGGATAGGGGAAAGAGAGTCACGGATCTCGATCTTTTTGCCATTGCCGAAGTAATTCTGGGCGAGTTGAAGAGAGAAGAGAGAGCGATAAATGTGGAAGAGGTGACGGTTCTCACCGGCAACAAAATAACTCCAACTGCGGTTCTGAATGCAGAGGTATTTGGTGAGAAAAAGGTTACATCCGCAATAGGTGTTGGACCTGTGGATGCATCTCTGAAGGCTGTAACTGGATTGGTTGGGGAGAGTATAAGGATAACGGAGTTCAGGATGGATGCAATAACAGGTGGGAGTGATGCACTGGCGGAAGTGTATGTAACCGTTGAGGATGAAGAGGGCCACTCCTTCACAGCCAGAGGGGCGGCACAGGACATAGTGATGGCATCCATAAATGCGGTTATCAATGCAGTTAACTATCTCCTCAGAATGAAGAAAAAATAGTATAAACATACCCGCAGGAATGTAATCGTGCACGTGATTGTTGGAAGCGGTAGAAAGGCAGAGAGGCTGGCTTCCAGGCT
This portion of the Archaeoglobus neptunius genome encodes:
- a CDS encoding sugar phosphate isomerase/epimerase family protein, with the protein product MISPRLGMQPDVRHKPKEAFEFAANNGFTHVEILMDHPYYVLKNFSYAEVIELKWSYDLDLLIHAPATSTNFISLSDDMRKASYQEMRKVCYFADKCGAEVVTFHIGWNPGFINNGNFFFDRSLFDRHNEKVLMDELKPFVKSCPVQLALENTIMIEDGLERALNDILESTDMGLTIDVGHYNIQENPFFMENFDRVLNMHLHDNDGKQDQHLALGRGTVDLGKFRLDEYTGFLTIETREESAILESRNYLSKWGDV
- a CDS encoding type 1 glutamine amidotransferase, with translation MKVAAIKNHPAEGLGYIETVFEKRGVEYYYVEAYENASIDEFDALVILGGPMGVYEADKYPFLKWEMELIRKIYSEKPIFGICLGAQLIAAALGGRVYPHIREVGWKKVRKVSSAVPFPEEIEVFQWHGDTFDLPEGAELIYEGDEVTNQGFIAGKALAIQFHVEMTLDLIEKWLSDSRSLSDDEKKRIMEESREKISEHQELCRKFVDFFLSM
- a CDS encoding ornithine cyclodeaminase, nickel-pincer nucleotide-dependent, translating into MKAKELEFEGHLIDSMIFPKALDVILDLEGEFEILEFRIGKKKHDHSYARMIVFGKDDKHLDEILKELHKIGARIVEVEDVELARAPANKVLPEGFYVTTNHPTFVRYNGEWLEVEDISMDRVIAIRDGKAYCVAIDEVVEGDLIVVGERGVRVVLPERPRKSTYFEFMGGKVSSERPTERIIEAIAGEIYQLKLNGGRIAVVAGPAVDHTSARNALAALIREGYVNLLLSGNALAVHDIEISIFGTSLGMDICKGRPVAGGNRHHLYTISKIIAAGGIRKAVEKGIIKDGIMYECIKNNVPFILAGSIRDDGPLPEVITDVMVAKKEMKKALRGVDMVIMLATMLHSIAVGNLLPSNVKTICVDMNPSTVTKLMDRGTHQAIGVVTDVGLFLPLLYEKLKNLERRES
- a CDS encoding 2-isopropylmalate synthase, whose product is MKEVKVFDTTLRDGEQMPGVSLPLNYKVRIAKQLDKLGVDVIEAGFPSASKGEFEAVKEISSLNLNAAVCGLARIVKEDIDAALDADVDMVHIFVPTSKIQIEHTVKMSREEIIDKSVECVDYIKSHGAKCMFSAMDATRTEIDYLMRIFKAVEEAKTDIVNVPDTVGVATPFKFYDLIRQLREHLTVPIDVHCHNDFGLAVANTYAAVLAGANEVQVTVNGIGERAGNADLAQVVMILHSIEKIKTSIKTEYLFETSKLVERLTGIKMPPNTPIVGENAFSHESGIHAHGVLKEFSTFEPGVVTPEMVGHKRRIVIGKHAGRHQIKKILEDAGYVVDEEKLNQIFEKVKEIGDRGKRVTDLDLFAIAEVILGELKREERAINVEEVTVLTGNKITPTAVLNAEVFGEKKVTSAIGVGPVDASLKAVTGLVGESIRITEFRMDAITGGSDALAEVYVTVEDEEGHSFTARGAAQDIVMASINAVINAVNYLLRMKKK
- a CDS encoding acetyl-CoA carboxylase biotin carboxylase subunit; translation: MFSKILVANRGEIAVRVMRACRELGIESVAIYSSADKRAFHRVYADEAYYIGKASPKDSYLNIDKILEVADKAEVDAIHPGYGFLAENAEFAERCEEEGFVFIGPSPEILRIAGSKVRSRAMMEKAGVPVIPGSPKLEGVDEAFDWAEKIGYPVAVKASGGGGGIGIVVVSGPQELEDAFKKSQKLGESYFRDPTIYLEKYLAKPRHIEVQILGDKKGNIIHLGERECSIQRRHQKLIEEAPSPALNDALREKMGDLAVKGAKYIGYTNAGTFEFLYENGEFYFLEINSRLQVEHTITEIVTGIDIVKYQILIADDEPLHHDQEDVQLRGHAIECRINAEDPVNFYPRSGRIIHYRSPGGIGVRVDSGIHMGYRIPEEYDSMISKLIAYGETRKEAIARMRRALYEYVIEGVETNIPFHMAVMNDEEFVKGNIHTKFVEERNIAERVKEYMSVFRPIKAKLDEIFMENDFTEEEILAVTAAIDTYEEEEGIKIEDRIWEAIFSLGA
- the argB gene encoding acetylglutamate kinase — its product is MKNVELLIEALPYIKDFHGATMVIKIGGHAMVNDSVLEETIKDIILLYFVGIRPVVIHGGGPEISEKMEKLGLKPKFIEGLRVTDRDTMEVVEMVLDGKVNSKIVTMFIRNGGKAVGLSGKDGLLVVAKKKEMRMRKGENEVIIDLGFVGETEYVNPEIIRILLDNGFIPVISPVATDLAGNTYNLNADVVAGDIAASLKAKKLIMLTDVPGILKNPEDRSSLISRVRLEDLERMISTGILKAGMIPKCEAVIKALKNGVERAHIIDGSKPHSILIELFTKEGIGTMVEP